The Heyndrickxia vini genome contains a region encoding:
- a CDS encoding SEC-C metal-binding domain-containing protein: MVNHIDEKTKKKVIGIVSDGGKGMSKKTQNKKDLRIWSNIQVPITFQDGLSRFTLDELHSIRKKLEIKNASSLKKSELVSLLMKEVPELLEEICLPLDQERYEIIKKIMDNGGCITAPTLKTYQINSLLSYGFIFTGTNEGTRILATPKEMVVKLELLENSNHFDAIIKRNTEWIKLTNGLLHYYGSLKKNDLIELLEQYTSIKENLSEYLAVINEANEYYRSYHIDTDYFSNKRLVDAKSVLKEQQMRKDLNYFPFTKDQLLRAGETDFVEKNDSYLHLVSFILENYQITRLEAERIVKECIHATQIGENPIDILQFLGNGLEFYNNEMVQAIMALLTDLINNTKQWVLKGYSPKELAALENKKLEPLAIKKNYLIDIGSKKKIGRNDPCPCGSGKKYKKCCGK, from the coding sequence ATGGTTAATCATATAGATGAAAAAACAAAGAAAAAGGTAATTGGCATCGTTTCAGATGGGGGAAAAGGAATGTCAAAGAAAACCCAAAACAAAAAAGATCTGAGAATTTGGAGTAATATTCAAGTGCCAATCACCTTTCAAGACGGACTTTCCAGATTCACGTTGGACGAACTGCATTCAATCCGGAAGAAATTAGAGATTAAAAATGCAAGTAGTTTAAAAAAATCAGAATTAGTATCTTTGTTAATGAAAGAGGTTCCTGAACTACTTGAGGAAATTTGTTTACCGTTGGATCAAGAACGGTATGAAATCATAAAAAAAATAATGGATAATGGCGGATGTATTACAGCACCGACTTTAAAAACATACCAAATTAATTCCTTGCTTTCCTATGGTTTTATTTTCACTGGAACCAATGAAGGTACACGTATACTAGCAACACCGAAGGAAATGGTAGTGAAATTAGAGCTTTTAGAGAATTCCAATCACTTCGATGCTATTATCAAGCGAAATACAGAATGGATTAAGCTTACTAATGGGCTCCTTCATTATTATGGAAGCCTGAAAAAGAATGATTTAATTGAACTATTAGAACAATACACAAGTATTAAAGAGAACCTATCCGAATATTTAGCTGTCATTAATGAGGCAAATGAATACTACAGAAGTTACCATATAGATACAGATTACTTTTCCAATAAGAGATTAGTAGATGCTAAAAGTGTATTGAAAGAACAGCAAATGAGGAAAGATCTTAATTATTTTCCGTTTACAAAAGACCAACTGCTTCGAGCAGGTGAAACAGATTTTGTCGAGAAAAACGATAGTTACTTACATTTAGTTTCTTTCATTCTTGAAAATTATCAAATCACCAGATTAGAAGCAGAACGCATTGTAAAGGAATGCATACATGCTACTCAAATTGGTGAGAACCCTATTGATATTCTTCAATTTTTAGGAAATGGCTTAGAATTTTATAATAACGAAATGGTTCAAGCGATAATGGCATTATTGACGGACCTTATAAATAACACGAAACAATGGGTCCTCAAAGGCTACTCTCCTAAAGAACTAGCAGCCCTAGAGAACAAAAAATTGGAACCACTAGCAATCAAAAAAAATTATTTAATCGACATCGGTTCAAAAAAGAAAATAGGAAGAAATGATCCCTGTCCATGCGGCAGTGGAAAAAAATACAAAAAGTGTTGTGGAAAATAA